From the Argentina anserina chromosome 3, drPotAnse1.1, whole genome shotgun sequence genome, the window AGAATACAAAACACATTTACTGTTTATTTCTTGCAGGTGGATCTATATAATAACATTATAAAATACAATCATTTTAAAAGGGACCGCATTCAAAGTTTTGAAGATAGAGACATAAATGGGATCATTCGAAAAGGCTTTGCCGGGGAAAAATTCCAGCAGATATCATGTGTCCCACTATCATCATGTGCAATTTATAGaaagacaaaaagaaaagaaaaccatGCACACTATACAGATGGTTCCAATGAGTACTCAATGACATGCTTATCAACAAGAACACAACGATATTAGAGAAGCAAAAATAATGCCAAATAGGTAGTActaagtttcaaaatgaaCTTACTGTGACATTAGCTCCTACATCACGGTGATTTATAAAAGATCGACCATTCAACCTTTCATGACTTCGACCAAGATAAGGTATCAATCGCTTCACGTCACTCATCACCTTAGGAGCAATCGTCCTACCGAATGAAAGGTGTGATATGTAATGAGACATATTCATTTGAGAAGAATCAAAGGAATGAGTTCCTGAATGAGCTGAAATGACAAGGTTTCCTGGAACCTGCAGAGTCCAGCAAAACTCTTATTAAATCCCAACTGAAGATTGACAGCCAAATCTTGGCCAAAAGATAAAAGAATACATAAAAACACTGACAAGACTTGCAATCAAAGTTCATTTTACAGGTCAAACAATAACCAAAAGTGACAGAAAAAACATACAACAATGAACGAAGTACTTTTTGCTTTTTTGCTTTTAGAAGCCTAAGGAGGTAGTAATTAGTATTTAGTAAATACACAACACTATAGCTTAGATGCCAAATGGCCAATAAGAACCCAGGATCATTTGGGGTGTCGTGATTGCATATGTAGTTACATGCAGGGGACACGTGCGTCAACAGAACATATAACCTAAGTTGCACACTCAACACTGGCCTTTATATATTCTCATACACTACAAATTCCAAGCACGTGAAGCACCAAAAGGAATGCTTGCCAAAGATGCAAATAGAAGTAGTAAAGACTGGCCTTGTGAGTTTCCATTATTTATAGGAATTTCAACAATGTAAGGCCCCTGCAGGAGGCTTCAGGAAttcaaaggaaaaaaatagcTCACTTCTGTTCAAATAAATTTTCATACGATTAAGAGCAAACATGTTCAATGTTCTATTGAAATTAATTTCGATTAGAAGGCTACCTTCTTTACACGCACATAACCCTCAATTCTACATCCTCCCGACGACGGTGCTGGTCTTTTTGCATTATCAGTCTCATTGCTACCACCTAACGCCAGTTTTTCAGACTCCAAGGGAATAGGTGCAACCAAAGTTTCCATTGTCTGCAAAAATGCAGACTTCAGATCAATGCATTTGCAAAAATTTGATTGGTTCAGAAGTAAGGCTGATAGAAACTCATGCAGTCTTATACCTTGACCAAGCTATCTGTATCTCGATCTCCATAGTAAGATTCATGCTCATGGTGCCCATGGTCCTCCCTGTGATATAAAATACCCAATATTAATATGTAAAGTGTAGAGTACAGTCATTTGATGGGGTTCTCTTCTATTTAGAATAATAGAACACTCTAAATTGAATGCATAGAAAAACATCAGTTCAAAAAGAAGACGAGCAATAATATGAAGTAATTACCTTAGATCACTTCCTTTTCGAAATATGCGAATTGATGGATATCCTTGGATGTGATTCCTGAACAGTGTAGATATGTATGATAATAACATCAATAGGTAGAAGGGCACTAGATCAAGCAAACTTGAGATGTAAGCAAGAAGAGAAAGTAAAGTTTTATCTGCTAGGCAAAAATTAGATCTGCTACTTGAGATGGCATCCAAGGTTAGCTGGATAGTCAAAACATGGTTCTTTTCGAATGTTTAATAAGCATTACTTAATTGTAGTATACATAAACTAATGGCATCATTGTGAAATTGTTAACCAAGGTTTCACCTTTGATGTTAATCTGCTACCCTACGATTTATTTCAGCGAATTTGCTACCTAGGTTATTTTTAGccaatttcaccataaaaAGGCATAGGACAGAGAATAAAATCGTGTGATCCTCAATGTGCTATAAGTCTATAATCAACTATTAGATTTCTTTCTATAATGAAAGAATCGCTATAGCATTTGCTCTTGATTAAAATTGGAACGACCTATCAAGATTTGATAAGAAATAGAATCCAACTGGAAAATGTCAGAATGACTAGTATATAATATACCTCTTACACAAGTCAATTTCTAGAGTGCAATCCACCTTTGCCATAAGAATACGCCCATCTATTTCTGGATCATATCTGCCAACCAGgtatttgagagagagagagagagagagagcgagagagagagagagagagagagagagatgatatTAAACTCTGGTTATCATGAACTATGACAGAATATGATACCGCAccatttcaaaatttcatattacTGAAACGAAATTTGCAGAGTGAAGTACCTTTCTCGCATTATTTTGGCAGCCTTCTCCCATGAAGGTTTCTGAAATGAAGGTGATACATTAGACAAGAACAGACAACAGCAAGGAAAAAGCATTTTGGAAACAAGCACGAAATATGAGATAATTACATCAACCAAACAATTACTCAACACACTATATTCCATATATACACAAGTCCATAAAAACCATACATGGACACCCATACTATAACACAAAGATTGGAACTACTCATAAGGTGTGCATGCCCACAAGCACACAGAATATAAGTGGTATTAAATGACCACGAAATCAGATAGCAATTTTTGGGGGCGGACAGCTTTCAAGTtttaacaaataaaataacatCAAAAGCTCTCCACTATAGATGAATCTGACCCTTGGCAGGCTtaatgattttaaaatttgCATTATACCATAACTATAGAAATTTTGTTTCCACACTAGGTATACATAAGCCAACAATTATTGATTCAACTTAATATGGTATATGAGAAACATAAGCTGTTTATTAATTTACCAGACGATTGCTCCAGTAGCACCAGGGAGCATAAAAGTTGACAACCAGAATCGGATGGCTGCAAAAAGAAGTtttcaataaaaaattaaggaaGACATCACTTTGCAAGGTAACGAGTGATATTTTAAAAATCAGAGGCATGTATTAATGGTTTGTAAGATGAGGCTGGTAAACTTACTGGTGAGAAAACTTATCAAAATTATGAGCGGTTAGTGAAAAAGAACCATCACCAGAATACTCATCACCTTCATCCCCATGCTTAATATTGTGTGAAACAGGACCAGACTGAAACTCAGAGCCGGTGGGTCTCAGATCTGGACCAATAGAGTACTTGCGAATGGTTTTAGTTATATTCAATCTGTTCTGAGAATAAGATGATGCAAATTCAGGCCTGAATGTTACTACAAGAGTATATAGATGACGAACAGAGATCACTAGCATTGGGGGtaaaatttataataaaaactTAACCAAGTAACACAGTAGAGCATTATTAGAGATAAACTTACTGTTCCCAGCACATCACTGACGTCAAGGGATGCAAATTCACATGACAGTGCAGGAAAACTACATGACAATTGAGCTAAGTTAGTGAAGCTGTCAGGAAGCAAGAAAAAaaggagggggggggggggggggggggggggggagggtgGGGTAGAGAAGCATATGTAAGTTGATACTGCCTAAAAACTTATCAGAAGAAACAGGCACAATGCTTCCAAATATGAACCAGAAAGCTAATGTGGCAAAGTATATCATGGTC encodes:
- the LOC126785783 gene encoding protein disulfide-isomerase 5-3-like isoform X2, which encodes MGTSYALSLISVFLHCHVNLHPLTSVMCWEQLNITKTIRKYSIGPDLRPTGSEFQSGPVSHNIKHGDEGDEYSGDGSFSLTAHNFDKFSHHHPILVVNFYAPWCYWSNRLKPSWEKAAKIMRERYDPEIDGRILMAKVDCTLEIDLCKRNHIQGYPSIRIFRKGSDLREDHGHHEHESYYGDRDTDSLVKTMETLVAPIPLESEKLALGGSNETDNAKRPAPSSGGCRIEGYVRVKKVPGNLVISAHSGTHSFDSSQMNMSHYISHLSFGRTIAPKVMSDVKRLIPYLGRSHERLNGRSFINHRDVGANVTIEHYLQIVKTEVITGRSNKLIEEYEYTAHSSLIQSLNIPVAKFHFELSPMQVLVTENEKAFSHFITNVCAIIGGVFTVAGILDSILHNTLRLVKKVELGKNF
- the LOC126785783 gene encoding protein disulfide-isomerase 5-3-like isoform X1 is translated as MISSGKIKSVDFYRKIPRDLTEASLSGAGLSIVAALAMMFLFGMELNNYLTFSTSTSVIVDQSTDGDFLRIEFNISFPALSCEFASLDVSDVLGTNRLNITKTIRKYSIGPDLRPTGSEFQSGPVSHNIKHGDEGDEYSGDGSFSLTAHNFDKFSHHHPILVVNFYAPWCYWSNRLKPSWEKAAKIMRERYDPEIDGRILMAKVDCTLEIDLCKRNHIQGYPSIRIFRKGSDLREDHGHHEHESYYGDRDTDSLVKTMETLVAPIPLESEKLALGGSNETDNAKRPAPSSGGCRIEGYVRVKKVPGNLVISAHSGTHSFDSSQMNMSHYISHLSFGRTIAPKVMSDVKRLIPYLGRSHERLNGRSFINHRDVGANVTIEHYLQIVKTEVITGRSNKLIEEYEYTAHSSLIQSLNIPVAKFHFELSPMQVLVTENEKAFSHFITNVCAIIGGVFTVAGILDSILHNTLRLVKKVELGKNF